A part of Hippopotamus amphibius kiboko isolate mHipAmp2 chromosome 16, mHipAmp2.hap2, whole genome shotgun sequence genomic DNA contains:
- the NECAB2 gene encoding N-terminal EF-hand calcium-binding protein 2 isoform X2: MGDYEDVLASLETLNHSVLKAMGYTKKVYEGGSHVDQFVTRFLLKETANQIQSLLSSVESAVEAIEEQTSQIRQNHSKPSHGVVETWSGSPTPPYAPNHKLMATEQGKNFPPVTSDPKEEGLEAQISRLAGLIGRLENKTLWFDLQQHLSDEEGTNMHLQLVRQEMAVCPEQLGEFLDSLRQYLRGTAGARNCFHIAAVRLADGITFVVYEFWETEEAWKRHLQSPVCKAFRHVKVDTLSQPEALSRISVPAAWCTLGRDGPPR, encoded by the exons GTGTACGAGGGCGGGAGCCACGTGGACCAGTTTGTGACGCGCTTCCTCCTGAAGGAGACGGCCAATCAGATCCAGTCCCTGCTGAGCTCGGTGGAGAGCGCGGTGGAGGCCATCGAGGAGCAGACCAGCCAGATCCG ACAGAACCACAGCAAACCCAGCCACGGTGTGGTGGAGACCTGGTCTGGGAGCCCCACTCCCCCCTACGCCCCCAACCACAAGCTCATGGCCACGGAGCAAGGAAAGAACTTTCCGCCTG TCACCTCGGACCCCAAGGAGGAGGGCCTGGAAGCTCAGATCAGCAGGTTGGCAGGGCTGATAGGACGGCTGGAGAACAAG ACCCTTTGGTTTGACCTTCAGCAGCATCTCTCAGATGAAGAAGGCACCAACATG CATCTGCAGCTGGTCCGGCAGGAGATGGCCGTGTGCCCCGAGCAGCTGGGCGAGTTCCTGGACTCTCTGCGTCAGTACCTGCGGGGCACCGCCGGAGCCAGGAACTGCTTCCA CATCGCAGCTGTGAGGCTGGCGGACGGCATCACCTTTGTGGTCTATGAGTTCTGGGAGACGGAGGAAGCGTGGAAGAG GCACCTGCAGAGCCCCGTGTGCAAAGCGTTCCGGCACGTCAAGGTGGACACGCTGAGCCAGCCCGAGGCCCTCTCCCGGATCTCTGTGCCAG CCGCTTGGTGCACCCTGGGCCGCGACGGACCACCTCGCTGA